In Stenotrophomonas sp. 610A2, one DNA window encodes the following:
- a CDS encoding VanZ family protein: MAAVSTTLKPLRHQGFWLGLWCAAVLTVIVVCLIPLPEMNLPQNSDKVEHMLAYFALSASAVQLFGSRRALCWVAAGLVAMGVGIEWAQGALTANRMADPMDALANASGVLIGMLTALTPLRDLLLRLQRR; encoded by the coding sequence GTGGCGGCTGTAAGCACGACGCTGAAGCCGCTGCGTCATCAGGGATTCTGGTTGGGCCTGTGGTGTGCGGCGGTGCTGACGGTGATCGTGGTCTGCCTGATTCCGCTGCCCGAAATGAACCTGCCGCAGAACAGCGACAAGGTCGAACATATGCTGGCGTACTTCGCGCTGTCGGCGAGCGCGGTGCAGTTGTTCGGCAGCCGTCGCGCGCTGTGCTGGGTTGCTGCCGGCCTGGTGGCGATGGGCGTGGGTATCGAATGGGCGCAAGGCGCGTTGACGGCCAATCGCATGGCTGACCCGATGGATGCGCTTGCCAACGCCAGCGGAGTACTGATCGGCATGCTGACAGCGCTGACGCCACTGCGGGATCTGCTGCTCAGGCTGCAAAGGCGCTGA
- a CDS encoding class I SAM-dependent methyltransferase: MHSDLPTPDSDALAHSEQLAAHLRAEILAQGGAVPFSRFMELALYAPGWGYYSAGASKFGAAGDFVTSPEIGALFAATTANAVAPVLNQLGPQARMLELGGGSGAFAEIMLKRLLELDALPERYAILEPSADLRERQRERLERALIPPVFALVEWLDRPFDDDWDGVLFANEVIDALPTPRFLADEGEIYEETVELDGEGRFVRGAQPADQLMLGAVRHVERYLERPFAHGYRSEVLPQLPYWIQAVAGGMQRGAMLFVDYGYSRSEFYQHDRTDGTMRAFYRHRVHNDVFLWPGLQDITASVDFTALAEAGTNAGFDLAGYSNQANFLLGNGITDLLLQAEERTDEVGQIRLRDQLKRLTLPTEMGERFQVMGFSRDVDMSAAFLLGDLTWRL, translated from the coding sequence ATGCATTCCGACCTGCCAACCCCCGATTCAGACGCGCTCGCCCACAGCGAGCAGCTGGCCGCGCACCTGCGTGCGGAGATTCTTGCCCAAGGTGGTGCGGTGCCATTCTCGCGCTTCATGGAGCTGGCACTGTATGCGCCGGGTTGGGGCTATTACAGCGCAGGGGCGAGCAAGTTTGGTGCGGCCGGTGACTTCGTCACCTCGCCCGAGATCGGCGCGCTGTTTGCCGCCACCACCGCCAATGCGGTGGCGCCGGTACTGAACCAGCTCGGTCCGCAGGCACGCATGCTGGAACTGGGCGGCGGCAGCGGTGCATTCGCCGAGATCATGCTCAAGCGTTTGCTGGAACTGGATGCGCTGCCGGAGCGCTACGCGATTCTCGAGCCCAGCGCCGACCTGCGCGAGCGCCAGCGCGAACGCCTTGAGCGCGCACTGATTCCGCCGGTGTTCGCGCTGGTCGAGTGGCTGGACCGGCCGTTCGACGATGATTGGGACGGCGTGCTGTTCGCCAACGAAGTGATCGATGCGCTGCCGACGCCGCGCTTCCTCGCCGACGAAGGCGAGATCTATGAAGAGACCGTGGAGCTCGACGGCGAAGGTCGCTTCGTGCGCGGGGCGCAACCGGCCGACCAACTGATGCTGGGTGCGGTGCGGCACGTTGAGCGCTACCTGGAGCGCCCATTCGCGCACGGTTACCGTTCCGAAGTGCTACCGCAGCTGCCGTACTGGATCCAGGCCGTGGCCGGTGGCATGCAGCGTGGCGCGATGCTGTTCGTCGACTACGGTTATTCGCGCAGCGAGTTCTACCAGCACGACCGCACCGACGGCACGATGCGTGCGTTCTACCGGCACCGCGTGCACAACGACGTATTCCTGTGGCCCGGCCTGCAGGACATCACCGCATCGGTGGATTTCACCGCGCTGGCTGAAGCCGGTACCAATGCCGGTTTCGACCTCGCTGGTTACAGCAACCAGGCCAACTTCCTGCTTGGCAACGGCATCACCGATCTGCTGCTGCAGGCCGAGGAGCGCACTGATGAAGTGGGGCAGATACGCCTGCGTGATCAGCTCAAGCGACTGACCTTGCCGACCGAAATGGGCGAGCGTTTCCAGGTGATGGGCTTCAGCCGTGACGTGGATATGTCGGCTGCCTTCCTGCTTGGTGACCTGACGTGGCGGCTGTAA
- a CDS encoding pteridine reductase, translating to MTESQRVALVTGSARRIGAGIARHLHAHGYRIALHAHQSSEELQSLAFDLESERAGSVLALEADLRDVAALPDLVEQAVSHFGRLDALVNNASNFFPTPFGQVQPEQWDELFAVNTRAPFFLAQAAAPHLIKQRGAIVNLTDLHATQPLREHPAYSSAKAALEMVTRSLALELAPHVRVNAIAPGAILWPEQGKSEAAKQKLMERTPLDRLGTPHEIASAVRWLLDDAGYITGQTLRLDGGRLLT from the coding sequence ATGACAGAATCCCAACGGGTGGCCCTGGTCACCGGCAGCGCGCGCCGTATCGGCGCCGGCATTGCCCGTCACCTGCATGCCCATGGCTACCGCATCGCCCTGCATGCGCACCAATCCAGCGAGGAGCTGCAGTCACTGGCCTTCGACCTGGAGAGCGAGCGCGCGGGCAGCGTACTGGCGCTGGAGGCCGATCTGCGCGACGTGGCCGCCCTGCCCGACCTGGTGGAACAGGCGGTCAGCCACTTCGGCCGGTTGGATGCGCTGGTCAACAATGCCTCCAACTTTTTCCCGACCCCGTTCGGGCAGGTGCAGCCGGAGCAATGGGATGAACTGTTCGCGGTGAATACGCGGGCGCCGTTCTTCCTCGCACAGGCCGCCGCCCCGCACCTGATCAAGCAGCGCGGCGCCATCGTCAACCTGACCGACCTGCACGCCACCCAGCCGCTGCGTGAGCACCCTGCCTACAGCTCGGCCAAGGCCGCGCTGGAGATGGTGACTCGTTCCCTGGCGCTGGAGCTGGCCCCGCATGTACGGGTCAATGCCATTGCCCCCGGCGCCATCCTCTGGCCCGAACAGGGCAAGAGCGAGGCGGCCAAGCAGAAACTGATGGAGCGCACCCCGCTGGACCGCCTGGGCACCCCGCACGAGATCGCCTCGGCGGTGCGCTGGCTGCTGGACGACGCCGGCTACATCACCGGCCAGACCCTGCGCCTGGACGGCGGCCGCCTGCTGACCTGA
- the folK gene encoding 2-amino-4-hydroxy-6-hydroxymethyldihydropteridine diphosphokinase encodes MTTVLLSLGSNLQPQHYLQAAVAVLRERFGTISVSPAYRTPAVGFDGPDFLNNAVMLDTDLPLGELDDWLHAVEDAHGRDRSGPRFSDRTLDIDVVYYGDLVVEGPGHLRIPRPELKHAFVLKPLADIAPEFVDPVRGLSLQQMWQQHPQYGQTFDTVEL; translated from the coding sequence ATGACCACCGTGCTCCTCAGCCTGGGCAGCAACCTGCAACCGCAGCACTACCTGCAAGCGGCCGTTGCCGTGTTGCGCGAACGTTTCGGCACGATCAGCGTCTCACCGGCATATCGCACCCCGGCAGTGGGTTTCGACGGCCCGGACTTCCTCAATAACGCAGTGATGCTGGACACCGACCTGCCGCTGGGCGAGTTGGACGATTGGCTGCATGCGGTGGAAGACGCGCATGGGCGTGACCGTTCCGGCCCGCGTTTCAGCGACCGTACCCTGGATATCGACGTGGTGTATTACGGCGACCTGGTGGTGGAAGGCCCCGGCCATCTGCGTATCCCGCGCCCGGAGTTGAAGCACGCCTTTGTGCTCAAGCCGCTGGCGGATATCGCCCCGGAATTTGTTGATCCTGTGCGCGGCTTGAGCCTGCAGCAGATGTGGCAGCAGCACCCGCAATATGGGCAGACGTTCGATACGGTGGAGTTGTAA